From one uncultured Paludibacter sp. genomic stretch:
- a CDS encoding conserved membrane hypothetical protein (Evidence 4 : Unknown function but conserved in other organisms) gives MQHSKFYTQREEKANYLTHAFGVALAIFGTILLLHKAILVKNGWAILAYSIFGFGMIICMLSSTVYHYIQKPEIKSVLRHFDHGSIYVLIACSYSPFSLILLRNEGLWGWGLFALVWLIALVGIGFNFRTMKANNHIKTTSYVLMGLTALIAIKPSVEIAMAKNCLPVLYWIGIGGVFYIIGSVIYALAKREFVHAIFHVFVLLGLISHIYAAYLIPL, from the coding sequence ATGCAACATTCAAAATTTTATACGCAACGAGAAGAAAAAGCCAACTATCTGACTCACGCTTTTGGAGTGGCTTTGGCAATTTTTGGTACAATCCTTTTATTACATAAAGCTATACTTGTTAAAAATGGTTGGGCGATATTAGCTTATTCCATTTTTGGATTTGGTATGATTATCTGTATGCTTTCCTCTACTGTTTATCATTATATTCAGAAGCCCGAAATAAAATCTGTTTTGCGCCATTTTGACCATGGAAGCATTTATGTTTTGATTGCATGCAGTTATTCACCTTTTAGTTTAATTTTACTGCGAAACGAAGGTCTTTGGGGATGGGGACTTTTTGCGCTGGTTTGGCTGATAGCCTTGGTTGGAATTGGGTTTAATTTTCGTACTATGAAAGCCAACAATCATATAAAAACAACTTCTTATGTATTAATGGGATTAACCGCTCTTATTGCCATTAAACCTTCCGTCGAAATTGCAATGGCAAAAAACTGTCTTCCTGTACTGTATTGGATTGGAATTGGAGGCGTGTTTTATATTATTGGTTCAGTGATTTATGCGTTGGCAAAACGTGAATTTGTACACGCAATTTTTCACGTGTTTGTGTTGTTGGGTTTAATTTCACATATTTATGCGGCTTATTTAATTCCGCTGTAA
- a CDS encoding conserved hypothetical protein (Evidence 4 : Unknown function but conserved in other organisms) has translation MKFEGIPIFKLNFGYFKHGAAVTIPWLGIFVGKGYENDIDLLRHEFGHILQFRKWGFWLFWKNIAVDSLKSAKNSRKHLVNHQNTWTEWSANRLAYNYFGKPANWNFMAFPISPIAENHLSQPKFTIDKEDFIKNWLES, from the coding sequence ATGAAATTTGAAGGTATTCCTATATTCAAGCTCAATTTTGGTTATTTTAAACACGGAGCGGCAGTAACTATTCCATGGTTAGGAATTTTTGTGGGAAAAGGTTATGAAAACGATATAGATTTGCTACGCCACGAATTTGGACATATTCTTCAATTTCGAAAATGGGGTTTTTGGTTGTTTTGGAAAAACATTGCTGTTGATAGTTTGAAGAGCGCAAAAAATAGCCGGAAACATCTTGTAAATCACCAAAATACTTGGACAGAATGGTCTGCAAATCGTTTGGCATACAATTATTTCGGTAAACCTGCGAATTGGAATTTCATGGCATTTCCTATTTCTCCCATTGCAGAAAATCATCTTTCCCAACCAAAATTTACTATTGATAAAGAAGATTTTATAAAAAATTGGTTGGAATCGTAA
- a CDS encoding conserved membrane hypothetical protein (Evidence 4 : Unknown function but conserved in other organisms) has translation MDPLFNIISEIWEEIVLSMIVSLGFAMLFNTPRRALWIVALLGGIGFMIKLALMQTIMPGVDVVAASLGAFAVGFLAVYFSHVVHTPPIVFTIPAVINMIPGKYGYQFMIGLMKIVTSPGDIMLQNELISETINKGLKTGFITLGLAFGIIAPMLLLNTYTVKDKDLNKILARRLKKTFHHK, from the coding sequence ATGGATCCACTCTTTAATATCATTTCGGAAATTTGGGAAGAAATCGTTTTATCTATGATTGTTTCCCTTGGTTTTGCAATGTTGTTTAACACACCGCGTCGTGCATTATGGATTGTCGCACTTTTAGGCGGCATCGGGTTTATGATTAAATTGGCGTTGATGCAAACCATTATGCCTGGTGTAGATGTTGTAGCGGCTTCATTAGGAGCTTTTGCCGTAGGATTTTTAGCGGTATATTTTTCTCACGTTGTACACACACCTCCTATCGTATTTACTATTCCTGCGGTAATAAATATGATTCCGGGAAAATATGGTTACCAATTTATGATTGGATTAATGAAAATTGTAACTTCCCCGGGTGATATTATGCTGCAAAACGAACTGATTTCAGAAACCATAAATAAAGGTCTGAAAACAGGGTTTATTACTCTAGGACTGGCTTTTGGAATTATCGCACCTATGCTCCTGTTAAACACGTATACTGTTAAAGACAAGGATTTAAATAAAATTTTGGCAAGGAGATTGAAAAAAACTTTCCATCACAAATAA
- a CDS encoding conserved hypothetical protein (Evidence 4 : Unknown function but conserved in other organisms) — protein sequence MISKAETPEQYIAELPEDRKEIIQKLRKTLKGNLPEGYEEEISYGMIGYIVPYSIYPAGYAVKPKVPLPFIMLASQKNYIALHHMAIYADPNLLEWFQTEYPKHCKTKLDMGKGCIRFKNPEDIPYELIAELAKKVNVNEWINLYENIIRKKK from the coding sequence ATGATATCCAAAGCAGAAACTCCCGAACAATATATAGCAGAACTTCCTGAAGATAGAAAGGAAATTATTCAAAAACTGCGCAAAACTCTGAAAGGAAATCTTCCTGAAGGATACGAAGAAGAAATAAGTTATGGAATGATTGGATATATTGTCCCTTATTCTATTTATCCCGCAGGATATGCGGTAAAACCCAAAGTGCCTTTGCCTTTCATTATGCTTGCTTCACAGAAAAACTACATAGCTTTACATCATATGGCAATTTATGCTGATCCTAACTTATTGGAATGGTTTCAAACAGAATATCCTAAACACTGCAAAACAAAATTGGATATGGGAAAAGGTTGTATTCGTTTTAAAAATCCGGAAGACATACCGTATGAACTTATTGCGGAACTGGCAAAAAAAGTCAACGTAAATGAGTGGATAAATTTATACGAAAATATTATAAGAAAAAAGAAATAG